A genomic region of Sylvia atricapilla isolate bSylAtr1 chromosome 19, bSylAtr1.pri, whole genome shotgun sequence contains the following coding sequences:
- the ZBTB43 gene encoding zinc finger and BTB domain-containing protein 43 isoform X2, translating to MESGSSSFRVEFPDFSSTILQKLNQQRQQGQLCDVSIVVQGHLFRAHKAVLAASSPYFCDQVLLKNSRRIVLPDVMNPRVFENILLSTYTGRLVMPAPEIVSYLTAASFLQMWHVVDKCTEVLEGNPTVLCQKMNHGSDHQSPSSSSYNGLVETFELGSGGQTEFHKVQELRDGENEEESSKDELSCQLTEHEYLPSNSSTEHDRLSTGMTSQDGEEGTSDSAEYQYTRPMYSKPSIMSHKRWIHVKPERFEQDCEGVDNPYDEHQVSESVNAIQADHSIQSSGVEDFHIGDKKMEAEFDEQADESNYDEQVDFYGSSMEEFSGERADGNLSAHRQDLMMAAGYGESIDMAAGIKEETSLTGFSHADKLYPCQCGKSFTHKSQRDRHMSMHLGLRPYGCGVCEW from the exons ATGGAGTCTGGGTCAAGCTCCTTTCGAGTGGaatttccagatttttccaGCACCATTTTGCAGAAGTTAAACCAACAGCGCCAGCAAGGACAACTATGTGATGTGTCCATTGTGGTTCAGGGCCATCTCTTCAGAGCCCATAAAGCTGTTCTTGCAGCTAGTTCACCCTACTTCTGTGATCAGGTTCTCCTGAAAAACAGCAGGCGAATAGTCCTGCCCGACGTGATGAATCCCAGAGTATTTGAAAACATTCTTCTGTCTACCTATACAGGCCGGCTGGTAATGCCTGCGCCAGAAATTGTGAGTTATCTGACAGCAGCAAGTTTCCTTCAGATGTGGCATGTAGTGGATAAGTGCACTGAAGTGCTTGAGGGAAACCCAACAGTTCTGTGTCAGAAGATGAATCATGGCAGTGACCATCAGTCCCCAAGCAGTAGTAGCTACAATGGCCTTGTTGAGACCTTTGAACTTGGCTCTGGAGGACAGACAGAATTTCACAaagtgcaggagctgagagATGGCGAAAATGAAGAAGAGAGCTCTAAAGATGAACTGTCGTGTCAGCTGACAGAACACGAGTACCTTCCCAGCAATTCTTCAACAGAACATGATAGACTTAGCACTGGAATGACCAGTCAGGATGGCGAAGAGGGAACTAGTGATAGTGCAGAGTACCAGTATACCAGACCAATGTACAGCAAACCCAGCATCATGTCTCACAAGCGGTGGATCCATGTGAAACCAGAAAGGTTTGAACAAGACTGTGAAGGTGTTGATAATCCTTATGATGAGCACCAAGTTTCTGAATCCGTGAATGCCATCCAGGCAGATCACTCAATCCAGTCTTCGGGTGTTGAAGATTTTCACATAGGTGACAAAAAGATGGAGGCAGAATTTGATGAACAGGCAGATGAAAGTAATTATGATGAACAAGTTGACTTCTATGGCTCGTCTATGGAAGAATTTTCTGGTGAAAGGGCAGATGGAAATTTAAGTGCTCACAGACAAGATCTTATGATGGCAGCAGGCTATGGTGAAAGCATTGACATGGCTGCTGGGATTAAAGAAGAAACATCTCTCACTGGATTCTCCCATGCCGATAAGCTCTATCCCTGTCAGTGTGGAAAAAGCTTTACACACAAAAGTCAGAGAGATCGGCATATGAGTATGCACCTTGGTCTTCGACCTTATGGCTGTGGTGTCTGTG AATGGTGA
- the ZBTB43 gene encoding zinc finger and BTB domain-containing protein 43 isoform X1: MESGSSSFRVEFPDFSSTILQKLNQQRQQGQLCDVSIVVQGHLFRAHKAVLAASSPYFCDQVLLKNSRRIVLPDVMNPRVFENILLSTYTGRLVMPAPEIVSYLTAASFLQMWHVVDKCTEVLEGNPTVLCQKMNHGSDHQSPSSSSYNGLVETFELGSGGQTEFHKVQELRDGENEEESSKDELSCQLTEHEYLPSNSSTEHDRLSTGMTSQDGEEGTSDSAEYQYTRPMYSKPSIMSHKRWIHVKPERFEQDCEGVDNPYDEHQVSESVNAIQADHSIQSSGVEDFHIGDKKMEAEFDEQADESNYDEQVDFYGSSMEEFSGERADGNLSAHRQDLMMAAGYGESIDMAAGIKEETSLTGFSHADKLYPCQCGKSFTHKSQRDRHMSMHLGLRPYGCGVCGKKFKMKHHLVGHMKIHTGIKPYECNICGKRFMWRDSFHRHVTSCTKSYQASKAEQSTTEMN, from the coding sequence ATGGAGTCTGGGTCAAGCTCCTTTCGAGTGGaatttccagatttttccaGCACCATTTTGCAGAAGTTAAACCAACAGCGCCAGCAAGGACAACTATGTGATGTGTCCATTGTGGTTCAGGGCCATCTCTTCAGAGCCCATAAAGCTGTTCTTGCAGCTAGTTCACCCTACTTCTGTGATCAGGTTCTCCTGAAAAACAGCAGGCGAATAGTCCTGCCCGACGTGATGAATCCCAGAGTATTTGAAAACATTCTTCTGTCTACCTATACAGGCCGGCTGGTAATGCCTGCGCCAGAAATTGTGAGTTATCTGACAGCAGCAAGTTTCCTTCAGATGTGGCATGTAGTGGATAAGTGCACTGAAGTGCTTGAGGGAAACCCAACAGTTCTGTGTCAGAAGATGAATCATGGCAGTGACCATCAGTCCCCAAGCAGTAGTAGCTACAATGGCCTTGTTGAGACCTTTGAACTTGGCTCTGGAGGACAGACAGAATTTCACAaagtgcaggagctgagagATGGCGAAAATGAAGAAGAGAGCTCTAAAGATGAACTGTCGTGTCAGCTGACAGAACACGAGTACCTTCCCAGCAATTCTTCAACAGAACATGATAGACTTAGCACTGGAATGACCAGTCAGGATGGCGAAGAGGGAACTAGTGATAGTGCAGAGTACCAGTATACCAGACCAATGTACAGCAAACCCAGCATCATGTCTCACAAGCGGTGGATCCATGTGAAACCAGAAAGGTTTGAACAAGACTGTGAAGGTGTTGATAATCCTTATGATGAGCACCAAGTTTCTGAATCCGTGAATGCCATCCAGGCAGATCACTCAATCCAGTCTTCGGGTGTTGAAGATTTTCACATAGGTGACAAAAAGATGGAGGCAGAATTTGATGAACAGGCAGATGAAAGTAATTATGATGAACAAGTTGACTTCTATGGCTCGTCTATGGAAGAATTTTCTGGTGAAAGGGCAGATGGAAATTTAAGTGCTCACAGACAAGATCTTATGATGGCAGCAGGCTATGGTGAAAGCATTGACATGGCTGCTGGGATTAAAGAAGAAACATCTCTCACTGGATTCTCCCATGCCGATAAGCTCTATCCCTGTCAGTGTGGAAAAAGCTTTACACACAAAAGTCAGAGAGATCGGCATATGAGTATGCACCTTGGTCTTCGACCTTATGGCTGTGGTGTCTGTGGTaagaaattcaaaatgaaacacCATCTTGTAGGCCATATGAAAATTCATACAGGCATAAAACCGTATGAGTGTAACATATGTGGGAAAAGATTTATGTGGCGGGACAGTTTTCATCGGCATGTGACCTCTTGTACCAAGTCCTATCAGGCTTCTAAAGCTGAACAGAGTACTACTGAGATGAACTAA